The following DNA comes from Streptococcus canis.
CTGGGTCAGCAAGTGGTGAAACTGGCGTGTTAAGGCTGGGAAAGACTGCTGAGACAAGAGGGACCAGAGCATCACTTCTGAAAAAGTAAGCAACCTGCCACCTGACTTCTGACTCAAATAAGCGGTCAATAACTGATTTTCCTCCTCAAAACAATCCCGTAAGCTACTAGCTACCAGCTGGTGCCAAGCCTTTCCTACAAAAATGGTCAATGCTAAGCCAAAATCACTCTCAATAGTTGGCACCACGTCCTTGAGCAACTGCAAGACCTCAGTCGAACAATCTTGCCCGCACAAAAAAGCGGTTCTAGTCTGATGAATTGGCAAAATCACTTCCACCCCATCAATCATACTTTTCAGAAGGTCTATCAAATCAGCTGACAAGGGCTGGTGGTGGTTGAGGTAAATCAACTGACAATCTTTAAACAGCTCAGGCGGATTCCCTTGACGGTCCACCAAATAATAGTACCAAGGTGACATCAACGGAGTCGCCTCAGGATAGTCACCCAGCCCCAAGCCTAGCAAGAGACGCTCTCTCTCTGACAAGCTGGCCTTAGGGAAATGCACATAGTGGTCTCCCTCTTCAATGCTAATCCAATCAGGATCAGTCAAAGGAAAAGCACCTAGCTGTATGTCTGGAAAATAGTCTTTCAGCCTCATAATTCCCCCTTTTGACAAGTTTCTTTAGACAAATTATACCATAGGACAGTTCATTTGCCTTGGTTTTTTCAAACAGAACAACAGAAAAAAGCTGACGCAGTCGTCAACCAACTCTTAAAACACTTATGTTATCGTGTTTCAGGAATTTTTCTTTTTAGAGGAGCTAAAAAAAGATTGAAGAAAAATTGTCTTAACTGGACTTTTTCTTCAATCTGAGCTGACGCAGTCGTCAACCCTTTCTTCTTAATGAATAGATTAGAACAAATTGCTGACCTACTAATCACCTTAGGCAAACACACTCCAAACCTCGTCTTTGTTGTCAGAGGAGCTGTCGTCTCCTTCCTCTCATGTCAGCAACGAGCGGACACGTCACTTGGACACGGCTCAGCGATTGTGAGTATCTAAGATAATGGTAACTGGGCCATCATTG
Coding sequences within:
- a CDS encoding helix-turn-helix domain-containing protein, which encodes MRLKDYFPDIQLGAFPLTDPDWISIEEGDHYVHFPKASLSERERLLLGLGLGDYPEATPLMSPWYYYLVDRQGNPPELFKDCQLIYLNHHQPLSADLIDLLKSMIDGVEVILPIHQTRTAFLCGQDCSTEVLQLLKDVVPTIESDFGLALTIFVGKAWHQLVASSLRDCFEEENQLLTAYLSQKSGGRLLTFSEVMLWSLLSQQSFPALTRQFHHLLTQQKDMADVVQALWLEHGNLVQTAQRLYIHRNSLQYKLDKFAQQSGLHLKQLDDLAVAYLFLLKY